A genomic region of Bosea sp. 124 contains the following coding sequences:
- a CDS encoding TRAP transporter permease, whose amino-acid sequence MSQNAARPLAVPDIAGTHASTPVPYDPEHGLPATFGTGWKGRLLFWLAVGFSAFQVVTAFGIPLDFRLVGSVAWLTPITLIRIAFVLWLAWIVLGAVRGRSMIEPAIAFLAMLGAFELVSLYTGTLPNQVLRTVHVGFLALIACGLLANADETSPIGRLVWWAIGGVGFAVGLYHWWNYIELVNRAGELTDADMVVGITALAVLFLLVWRAMGIALPLVAGTFLAYCLFGRYLPAPFDHRGYSLEQVIEQMSFGTEGLYATPTAVSATFIFLFILFGAFMERAGVIDFFNDISMALFGGKQGGPGKVCVASSALMGTVSGSGVANVVASGQFTIPLMKRSGFTGAFAGGVEATSSMGGQIMPPVMGAVAFIMAETIDVPYSKIVEAAIIPAILYFAACYWAVHLEAGKLGLTGLPKSELPSARAELRKNWYLIAPLLVLVYLLFAGFTPLFAGAIGLALTVALILALAISAGLGTTALRVVFWIGFALVSAASMAISVATVLGVVLLLVVWNILRGRSGREVLTACIESLADGARQALPVGLACALVGIVIGTMTLTGIGTIFGSWLIGIGKESMFLALILTMIFSLILGMGIPTIPNYIITSSLAAPILLQLDVPLIVSHMFVFYFGIMADLTPPVALAAFAAAPMAKVSGMKIGVQAVKIALPGFVIPYMAVYDPTLMLQPVAGLEGASYWLAVIYIVTKATLAMILWGAAFVGQLTRPLAMWERILAAVAAGFLVAAVPLTDEVGFALAAVMIGQHLWRVRASRRAAA is encoded by the coding sequence ATGAGCCAGAATGCAGCAAGACCGCTCGCGGTGCCCGATATCGCCGGCACGCATGCCTCGACGCCCGTCCCCTATGATCCCGAACACGGCCTGCCTGCCACCTTCGGCACGGGCTGGAAGGGCAGGCTGCTGTTCTGGCTGGCCGTCGGCTTTTCGGCCTTCCAGGTCGTCACCGCCTTCGGCATCCCGCTCGATTTCAGACTGGTCGGATCCGTCGCCTGGCTGACGCCGATTACCCTGATCCGGATCGCCTTCGTGCTCTGGCTCGCCTGGATCGTGCTGGGCGCGGTCCGGGGCAGGTCCATGATCGAGCCCGCCATCGCCTTTCTCGCCATGCTGGGCGCCTTCGAGCTGGTTTCACTCTATACGGGCACGCTGCCGAACCAGGTGCTGCGCACCGTCCATGTCGGCTTCCTCGCGCTGATCGCCTGCGGTCTGCTTGCGAATGCCGATGAGACCTCTCCCATCGGCCGCCTGGTCTGGTGGGCCATCGGCGGCGTCGGCTTCGCCGTCGGGCTTTATCACTGGTGGAACTACATCGAGCTGGTGAACCGTGCCGGCGAACTGACCGATGCCGACATGGTCGTCGGCATCACCGCGCTGGCCGTGCTGTTCCTGCTGGTCTGGCGCGCCATGGGCATCGCGCTCCCGCTGGTCGCCGGCACCTTCCTGGCCTACTGCCTGTTCGGCCGCTATCTGCCGGCCCCGTTCGACCATCGCGGCTACAGCTTGGAGCAGGTGATCGAGCAGATGTCCTTCGGCACGGAGGGACTCTACGCGACGCCGACGGCGGTCTCCGCGACCTTCATCTTCCTGTTCATCCTGTTCGGCGCCTTCATGGAGCGCGCCGGCGTCATCGACTTCTTCAACGACATCTCGATGGCACTGTTCGGCGGCAAGCAGGGCGGGCCCGGCAAAGTCTGTGTCGCTTCCTCGGCGCTGATGGGCACCGTCTCGGGCTCGGGCGTCGCCAACGTCGTAGCGTCGGGCCAGTTCACCATCCCCCTGATGAAGCGCTCGGGCTTCACCGGCGCCTTTGCGGGCGGCGTCGAGGCGACCTCCTCGATGGGCGGCCAGATCATGCCCCCTGTCATGGGCGCCGTTGCCTTCATCATGGCAGAGACCATTGACGTGCCCTATTCCAAGATCGTCGAGGCGGCGATTATCCCGGCGATCCTCTATTTCGCCGCCTGCTACTGGGCGGTGCATCTCGAAGCCGGCAAGCTCGGCCTGACCGGCCTGCCCAAATCCGAGCTGCCGAGCGCGCGCGCCGAACTGCGCAAGAACTGGTACCTGATCGCGCCGCTGCTGGTGCTGGTCTATCTGCTCTTCGCGGGCTTCACCCCGCTTTTCGCCGGCGCGATCGGGCTTGCCCTGACCGTCGCGCTGATTCTCGCGCTCGCCATCTCGGCCGGGCTCGGGACCACCGCGCTCCGCGTCGTCTTCTGGATCGGTTTTGCGCTAGTCTCGGCCGCCTCGATGGCGATCAGCGTCGCCACCGTCCTCGGCGTCGTCCTGCTGCTCGTGGTCTGGAACATCCTGCGCGGACGCTCGGGCCGCGAGGTCCTGACGGCCTGCATCGAATCGCTTGCCGACGGCGCCCGCCAGGCGTTGCCGGTCGGCCTCGCCTGCGCGCTGGTCGGCATCGTCATCGGCACCATGACGCTGACCGGCATCGGCACGATCTTCGGTTCCTGGCTGATCGGCATCGGCAAGGAGAGCATGTTCCTCGCGCTCATCCTGACGATGATCTTCAGCCTGATCCTCGGCATGGGCATCCCGACTATCCCGAACTACATCATCACCTCGTCGCTGGCTGCGCCGATCCTGCTGCAACTCGACGTGCCGCTGATCGTCAGCCACATGTTCGTGTTCTATTTCGGCATCATGGCCGACCTGACGCCGCCGGTCGCATTGGCAGCCTTCGCCGCTGCGCCCATGGCCAAGGTCTCTGGCATGAAGATCGGCGTGCAGGCGGTGAAGATCGCCCTGCCCGGTTTCGTCATCCCCTATATGGCGGTCTATGACCCAACCTTGATGCTGCAGCCCGTAGCTGGCCTGGAAGGCGCGAGCTACTGGCTTGCCGTGATCTATATCGTCACAAAAGCGACGCTGGCGATGATCCTGTGGGGCGCAGCCTTCGTCGGGCAACTGACGCGGCCGCTCGCGATGTGGGAGCGCATCCTTGCCGCAGTGGCCGCCGGTTTCCTGGTCGCGGCGGTGCCCCTGACCGACGAGGTCGGCTTCGCTCTTGCCGCCGTGATGATCGGCCAGCATCTCTGGCGCGTGCGGGCGTCCAGACGCGCCGCCGCATGA
- the aztA gene encoding zinc ABC transporter ATP-binding protein AztA, translated as MKIAANPVSAIRLTDLTLGYDRHPAVHHLSGEIASGSLTAIVGPNGAGKSTLLKGIAGALSPLGGDVSVAGGRRLAYLPQSAELDRSFPIHVYDLVAMGLWNSAGIFGRIGRGFAAKVESAIAAVGLAGFERRPIGALSGGQMQRALFARLLLQDADIILLDEPFTAIDARTTADLLALVQRWHGESRTVVAVLHDIETVRRAFPRTLLLARETVAWGETAEVLTPANLLKARRMVEAFDSHAAPCERDAA; from the coding sequence GTGAAAATAGCCGCCAACCCCGTGTCCGCCATCCGCCTCACCGATCTGACGCTGGGCTATGACCGCCATCCGGCGGTGCATCATCTTTCGGGCGAGATCGCCTCAGGCAGCCTGACGGCGATCGTCGGCCCCAACGGCGCCGGCAAGTCGACCCTGCTCAAGGGCATCGCCGGCGCCTTGTCGCCGCTTGGCGGGGATGTTTCCGTCGCCGGTGGGCGGCGCCTGGCCTATCTGCCGCAATCGGCCGAACTCGACCGCTCCTTCCCGATCCATGTCTATGACCTCGTCGCGATGGGGCTGTGGAACAGCGCCGGCATCTTCGGGCGGATCGGGCGCGGCTTTGCGGCCAAGGTCGAGTCGGCGATCGCCGCGGTCGGTCTCGCCGGTTTCGAGCGCCGTCCGATCGGGGCGCTCTCCGGCGGGCAGATGCAGCGCGCGCTGTTTGCGCGCCTTCTGCTGCAGGATGCCGACATCATCCTGCTCGACGAGCCCTTCACCGCGATCGATGCGCGCACCACGGCCGACCTTCTGGCGCTGGTGCAGCGCTGGCATGGCGAGAGCCGCACCGTCGTCGCCGTGCTGCACGACATTGAGACGGTGCGCCGGGCCTTCCCGCGCACGCTGCTGCTGGCGCGCGAGACGGTGGCCTGGGGCGAGACGGCCGAGGTTTTGACGCCCGCCAATCTTTTGAAGGCGCGCCGCATGGTCGAGGCCTTCGACAGCCATGCCGCGCCCTGCGAGCGCGACGCGGCGTGA
- the nthB gene encoding nitrile hydratase subunit beta, giving the protein MNGGQDLGGQMGFGPVLPEPNEPIFHADWEKRVLAINVAAGAMGAWTIDGIRAARESLPPAQYLSSSYYEIWLAGLDKVLVQHGFLTREELAQGQPLAPAKTPKRVLKGEDVPAVLRRGFPFERDAPAPAKFAVGDRIRTLVMHPQHHTRLPRYARGKQGVIERVTGCHVFPDTGSQGLPETAQWLYTVVFTGPELWGRDADPTSTVSIEAWESYLEPA; this is encoded by the coding sequence ATGAACGGCGGCCAGGATCTCGGCGGGCAGATGGGCTTCGGCCCGGTCCTGCCCGAACCCAATGAGCCGATCTTCCATGCCGATTGGGAGAAGCGCGTGCTCGCGATCAATGTCGCGGCCGGCGCCATGGGCGCCTGGACGATCGACGGCATCCGCGCCGCGCGCGAGAGCCTGCCGCCGGCGCAGTACCTCTCCTCGTCCTATTACGAGATCTGGCTGGCGGGGCTCGACAAGGTGCTCGTCCAGCACGGCTTCCTGACGCGGGAGGAACTCGCGCAAGGCCAACCGCTCGCCCCCGCGAAGACGCCCAAGCGCGTCCTCAAGGGCGAGGACGTCCCGGCCGTCCTGCGTCGCGGCTTCCCCTTTGAGCGAGACGCCCCCGCCCCGGCGAAATTCGCCGTCGGCGACCGCATTCGCACGCTCGTGATGCACCCGCAGCACCACACCCGCTTGCCGCGCTATGCCCGTGGCAAGCAGGGCGTGATCGAGCGCGTCACCGGTTGCCATGTCTTCCCGGACACCGGCTCGCAAGGCCTGCCCGAGACGGCGCAATGGCTCTACACCGTGGTCTTCACCGGCCCGGAACTCTGGGGCCGCGACGCCGACCCGACATCGACGGTCTCGATCGAGGCGTGGGAGAGCTATCTTGAACCCGCCTGA
- a CDS encoding amidase, with the protein MLVDDPFRCFVPYPEASVKHAATGPLAGLTLAVKDLFDVKGYPTGAGSPIVLAQSGIKTKTAPIVKTLLNAGARFVGKTHTDELAFSLNGKNAHFGSPINPAAPDRITGGSSSGSAAAVAGRLADFALGSDTGGSVRAPSSYCGLFGIRPSHGRLSLKRVWPLADSFDTPGWFARDGEVFARVGEVLLGADRVTLPETPRLLLADELFAQAVPEAETLLRNTIQRIVPLLGEPQTVTVARDLDALYWASRRIQGREAWTNDGPMIERFGVPLGPGVGDRFAYAKAITDADFEKSEAVRKRFRSKLARLLGSDGVLLLPTVPDIAPLAIAGEDELDDFRNRALRLLCLGGLSGFPQVSVPVARREGAPLGLSLIGPKGSDKSLIALAVRLERAARMRIA; encoded by the coding sequence ATGCTTGTCGACGACCCGTTCCGCTGCTTCGTCCCCTATCCTGAAGCGTCCGTGAAGCACGCTGCGACCGGCCCGCTCGCCGGGTTGACGCTTGCCGTGAAGGACCTGTTCGACGTCAAGGGCTACCCGACCGGAGCCGGCTCGCCGATCGTGCTGGCGCAGTCGGGTATCAAGACCAAGACCGCCCCGATCGTGAAGACGCTGCTGAATGCCGGCGCGCGCTTCGTCGGCAAGACGCATACCGACGAACTCGCCTTCTCGCTCAACGGCAAGAACGCGCATTTCGGTTCGCCGATCAATCCGGCCGCGCCGGACCGCATCACCGGCGGCTCCTCCTCAGGCTCGGCCGCGGCCGTTGCCGGGCGCCTGGCCGATTTCGCGCTGGGCTCGGATACCGGCGGCTCGGTGCGGGCGCCCTCGAGCTATTGCGGGCTTTTCGGCATCCGGCCGAGCCATGGCCGGCTCTCGCTCAAGCGCGTCTGGCCCCTGGCAGACTCCTTCGACACGCCGGGCTGGTTCGCGCGTGACGGCGAGGTCTTCGCCCGTGTCGGCGAGGTCCTGCTCGGCGCCGACAGGGTGACCTTGCCCGAGACCCCGCGCCTGCTGCTCGCGGACGAACTCTTCGCCCAAGCCGTTCCGGAAGCCGAGACGTTGCTGCGCAACACCATCCAGCGCATCGTGCCGCTGCTCGGCGAGCCGCAGACCGTCACCGTCGCGCGCGATCTCGATGCGCTCTACTGGGCCTCGCGCCGCATCCAGGGCCGCGAGGCCTGGACCAACGACGGCCCGATGATCGAGCGCTTCGGCGTGCCGCTCGGCCCCGGCGTCGGCGACCGTTTCGCCTATGCCAAGGCGATCACCGATGCGGATTTCGAGAAGAGCGAAGCGGTCCGCAAGCGCTTCCGCAGCAAGCTCGCAAGGCTGCTCGGCAGCGACGGCGTGCTGCTCTTGCCGACCGTGCCCGACATCGCACCGCTCGCCATCGCCGGCGAGGACGAACTCGACGATTTCCGCAATCGCGCGCTCCGCCTGCTCTGCCTCGGCGGGCTCTCGGGCTTCCCGCAGGTCTCGGTTCCGGTGGCACGCCGCGAGGGCGCCCCGCTCGGCCTCTCGCTGATCGGCCCCAAGGGCTCGGACAAATCCCTGATCGCGCTCGCGGTCCGGCTGGAGCGCGCGGCACGGATGCGAATCGCCTGA
- a CDS encoding TAXI family TRAP transporter solute-binding subunit has protein sequence MHAYLSSRRFAGFATAALIALAPASARAQDFINVLTGGTSGVYYPLGVALSKIYGEKIPGTRPTVQATKASVENLQLLQQGKGEVAFTLGDSLDAAWKGDEEAGFKSPLKKLRGITAIYPNYIQIVASKDSGIKTLADLKGKRLSVGAPKSGTELNARAILAAAGLSYKDLGKIEYLPFAESVELMKNRQLDATLQSAGLGVASLRDLATSVEITVVEVPAAAVDKAGPPFIKVSIPANTYTGQTAAVPAAAVVNYLVTHEGMKEETVYQMTKAIYENLGDLGAAHAAARSIKLENALDGMPLPLHPGAARYFKEKGLKVGS, from the coding sequence ATGCACGCGTATTTGTCCAGCCGGCGTTTCGCCGGGTTCGCCACCGCTGCCCTGATTGCACTCGCACCGGCCTCGGCCCGCGCGCAGGATTTCATCAACGTGCTGACCGGCGGCACCTCGGGCGTGTATTATCCGCTCGGCGTGGCGCTCTCCAAGATCTATGGCGAGAAGATTCCCGGCACCCGGCCGACCGTCCAGGCCACCAAGGCCTCCGTCGAGAACCTGCAGCTCCTGCAACAGGGCAAGGGTGAGGTCGCCTTCACGCTGGGCGACTCGCTCGACGCCGCCTGGAAGGGTGACGAGGAAGCCGGCTTCAAGAGCCCGCTGAAGAAGCTGCGCGGTATCACCGCGATCTACCCGAACTACATCCAGATCGTCGCTTCGAAGGACAGCGGCATCAAGACGCTGGCCGATCTCAAGGGCAAGCGTCTTTCGGTCGGCGCGCCGAAATCCGGCACCGAGCTGAACGCCCGCGCGATCCTCGCCGCAGCCGGCCTGTCCTACAAGGATCTCGGCAAGATCGAGTATCTGCCCTTCGCGGAATCCGTCGAGTTGATGAAGAACCGCCAGCTCGACGCCACGCTGCAATCGGCTGGCCTTGGCGTGGCCTCCCTGCGCGATCTCGCGACCTCGGTCGAGATCACCGTCGTCGAGGTGCCGGCCGCGGCCGTCGACAAGGCGGGCCCGCCCTTCATCAAGGTCTCGATCCCGGCCAATACCTACACCGGCCAGACCGCAGCCGTGCCGGCAGCCGCCGTGGTCAACTACCTCGTGACCCATGAGGGCATGAAGGAGGAGACCGTCTACCAGATGACCAAGGCGATCTACGAGAACCTTGGCGATCTCGGTGCCGCCCATGCCGCAGCTCGCTCGATCAAGCTTGAGAACGCGCTCGATGGCATGCCGCTGCCGCTCCATCCCGGCGCGGCCCGCTACTTCAAGGAAAAGGGACTGAAGGTCGGCTCCTGA
- a CDS encoding DUF1850 domain-containing protein, with the protein MSLCLAAGALVVALGSDEITLRWRHSVQKTLWEEVWRETPAGLVLSEARIQGSGAGMDPPDEARLIDGFWRWSPKLPAQREIVMRRSGATADWQVCIAGGCRPMGDHLPPEADPVTLKACG; encoded by the coding sequence ATGAGCCTCTGCCTGGCAGCCGGCGCGCTCGTCGTCGCGCTCGGCAGCGACGAGATCACGCTGCGCTGGCGCCATTCGGTCCAGAAAACGCTGTGGGAGGAGGTCTGGCGGGAAACACCCGCCGGGCTGGTTCTTTCGGAAGCCCGCATCCAGGGCTCCGGCGCCGGCATGGATCCGCCGGACGAAGCCCGGCTGATCGACGGGTTCTGGCGCTGGTCGCCCAAGCTTCCGGCGCAGCGAGAGATCGTGATGCGTCGCTCCGGCGCGACCGCCGACTGGCAGGTCTGTATCGCCGGAGGGTGCCGGCCGATGGGGGATCATCTGCCGCCGGAGGCGGACCCCGTGACCCTGAAGGCCTGCGGCTGA
- a CDS encoding gamma-glutamyltransferase, whose product MIDTPVFGAAAAAAPHHLASEAGRAILAEGGNAIEAMVAMAATVSVVYPHMNAIGGDGFWLVHEPGGKVHAIEACGPAGALATIERYREKGHDAIPQRGPDSALTVAGAIGGWEAALALSKTLGGRMPLKDLLADAIRHCDEGYEISPSELRTWPQQVEAVKEAIGFSEFFWPGGKQPKAGARRKPDALGATFRQLAEAGLSDFYRGDIGREIAHDLDAIGAPVTRADMEAFKARMVQPLSIRLPELTVYNFAPPTQGVASLLILGIFEKLGIARAEGFDHHHGLVEATKRAFAIRDRIVTDPAFATVDPMSVLTDAVFTREAAAIDRKRAASWPFRTGDGDTVWMGAIDGSGLAVSYIQSIYWEYGSGCILPRTGINWQNRGVAFSLDAKTLNPLKPGRKPFHTLNPAFARFDDGRIMSYGAMGGDGQPQFQAQILSRYRFGQNPAQAVDAPRWLFGRTWGAGSISLKLESRFDPMLLARLTGSGHPVEEYSEAYSDQFGHAGMLVKHPKGHVEATHDPRSDGDARGC is encoded by the coding sequence ATGATCGATACGCCTGTCTTCGGTGCCGCAGCCGCCGCCGCGCCTCACCATCTCGCCTCCGAAGCCGGGCGCGCCATCCTCGCCGAGGGCGGCAACGCCATCGAGGCGATGGTCGCCATGGCCGCGACCGTCTCGGTGGTCTATCCCCATATGAACGCCATCGGCGGCGACGGCTTCTGGCTGGTGCACGAGCCTGGCGGCAAGGTCCACGCCATCGAGGCCTGCGGCCCGGCCGGCGCGCTCGCCACCATCGAGCGCTACCGCGAGAAGGGCCATGATGCGATTCCGCAACGCGGCCCGGACTCGGCCCTGACGGTCGCGGGCGCGATCGGCGGCTGGGAGGCGGCGCTCGCGCTCTCGAAGACGCTGGGCGGCCGGATGCCGCTCAAGGACTTGCTGGCGGACGCCATCCGCCATTGCGACGAGGGCTACGAGATCTCGCCCTCCGAACTGCGGACCTGGCCGCAGCAGGTCGAGGCGGTGAAGGAAGCGATCGGCTTCAGCGAATTCTTCTGGCCGGGCGGCAAGCAGCCCAAGGCCGGCGCGCGCCGCAAGCCCGACGCGCTCGGCGCGACCTTCCGCCAGCTCGCGGAGGCCGGTCTCTCCGACTTCTACCGCGGCGACATCGGCCGCGAGATCGCCCATGACCTCGACGCCATCGGCGCGCCCGTCACCCGCGCCGACATGGAAGCCTTCAAGGCGCGGATGGTCCAACCGCTCTCGATCCGGCTGCCGGAACTGACCGTCTATAATTTCGCGCCGCCGACGCAAGGCGTCGCCTCGCTTTTGATCCTCGGCATCTTCGAGAAGCTCGGCATCGCCCGCGCCGAAGGCTTCGACCATCATCACGGCCTCGTCGAGGCGACCAAGCGCGCCTTCGCGATCCGGGACCGGATCGTCACCGACCCAGCCTTCGCGACCGTCGATCCCATGAGCGTGCTGACCGACGCCGTCTTCACCCGCGAGGCCGCTGCGATCGACCGCAAGCGCGCGGCGAGTTGGCCTTTCAGGACCGGAGACGGCGACACCGTCTGGATGGGCGCGATCGACGGGTCGGGACTGGCCGTCTCCTATATCCAGTCAATCTACTGGGAATACGGCTCGGGCTGCATCCTGCCGCGCACAGGCATCAACTGGCAGAACCGCGGCGTCGCCTTCTCGCTCGATGCAAAGACGCTCAACCCGCTGAAGCCCGGCCGCAAGCCGTTCCACACGCTGAACCCGGCCTTCGCCCGCTTCGACGACGGCCGCATCATGTCCTATGGCGCGATGGGCGGCGACGGCCAGCCACAGTTCCAGGCGCAGATCCTGTCGCGCTACCGCTTTGGCCAAAACCCTGCACAAGCCGTCGACGCGCCACGCTGGCTCTTCGGCCGGACCTGGGGCGCGGGCTCGATCTCGCTCAAGCTCGAAAGCCGTTTCGACCCGATGCTGCTGGCGCGGCTGACCGGCTCCGGACACCCGGTCGAGGAGTATTCCGAAGCCTATTCCGACCAGTTCGGCCATGCCGGCATGCTGGTGAAGCACCCGAAGGGCCATGTCGAAGCGACGCATGATCCGCGTTCCGACGGCGATGCGCGAGGCTGCTAG
- the nthA gene encoding nitrile hydratase subunit alpha, with the protein MSGHHHHDHDHDNHFTPIEARVKALESLMVAKGYVDPAALDAIVETYETRVGPRNGARVVAKAWLDPDFAARLKADGSAAVAELGYGGRGGEHIVACFNTPQEHNLIVCTLCSCYPWPVLGLPPVWYKSPPYRAKAVIDPRGTLADFGVTLPQGQRIRVWDSTAETRFIVIPMRPAGTEGWSEEKLVSIVNRDAMIGTGLPRVEDAS; encoded by the coding sequence ATGAGCGGTCACCATCACCACGACCACGATCACGACAACCACTTCACCCCGATCGAGGCGCGGGTAAAGGCGCTGGAATCGCTGATGGTCGCGAAGGGCTATGTCGATCCGGCCGCCCTCGACGCCATCGTCGAGACCTACGAGACCAGGGTCGGCCCGCGCAACGGTGCCCGCGTCGTCGCCAAGGCGTGGCTCGATCCGGACTTTGCCGCGCGGCTGAAGGCGGACGGCTCCGCCGCCGTTGCCGAGCTCGGCTATGGCGGGCGCGGCGGCGAGCACATCGTCGCCTGCTTCAACACTCCGCAAGAGCACAATCTCATCGTCTGCACGCTGTGCTCCTGCTACCCGTGGCCGGTGCTGGGTCTGCCGCCGGTCTGGTACAAATCGCCGCCCTACCGCGCCAAGGCGGTGATCGACCCGCGTGGCACCCTCGCCGATTTCGGCGTGACGCTGCCCCAGGGCCAGCGCATCCGCGTCTGGGATTCGACTGCCGAAACCCGCTTCATCGTCATCCCGATGCGGCCCGCCGGCACCGAGGGCTGGTCCGAGGAGAAGCTCGTCTCCATCGTCAACCGCGACGCGATGATCGGCACCGGGCTGCCGCGCGTGGAGGATGCGTCATGA
- a CDS encoding glucan biosynthesis protein D, whose product MHPSARSPRPDRRMLLAGASATAALAALGFSPDALAQQGLKLGEAETFGFEALKMRARDLAAQPYQVPQSPRPDVLERIDYDAHGKIRFRPEMALWADGPSPWPVTFFHLGRYFQKPVRMHVLDDGKAREIVYDESYFEMPADSPARELPRGAGFAGFRFQESRTGHPGRKGEALDWKKNDWVAFLGASYFRAIGELYQYGLSARGLAVDPAVGGRAEEFPDFTHIWLETPQPGAEFVVVYALLSGPSVAGAYRFRMHRGKGVVMEIETALFLRKDAERLGIAPLTSMYWYSETAKATAVDWRPEVHDSDGLALWTGTGERAFRPLNNPSRTTASSFMDESPRGFGLMQRDREVGHYLDGVFYERRPSLWVETQGDWGKGAVQLIEIPTDDEIHDNIVAMWVPAGPARAGASFAFRYRLHWLADEPFPTVLGRVVATRLGNGGQPGTTRPKGVRKFMIEFRGPALETIPFGVKPEVVLSASRGSFSYIFAEAVPNDVPGHWRAQFDLTVDGGDPVEMRCFLKAGETVLTETWLYQYLPF is encoded by the coding sequence ATGCACCCCAGCGCCAGATCGCCCCGCCCCGACCGCCGCATGCTGCTGGCCGGTGCCAGCGCGACAGCGGCGCTGGCCGCGCTCGGTTTCTCGCCAGACGCGCTGGCGCAGCAGGGTCTGAAACTGGGCGAGGCGGAGACCTTCGGCTTCGAGGCGCTGAAGATGCGGGCGCGCGATCTGGCGGCGCAGCCCTATCAGGTGCCGCAGAGTCCGCGCCCCGACGTGCTGGAGCGGATCGACTACGATGCCCATGGCAAGATCCGGTTCAGGCCGGAGATGGCGCTGTGGGCCGACGGCCCGTCGCCCTGGCCGGTGACGTTCTTCCATCTCGGTCGCTACTTCCAGAAGCCGGTGCGCATGCATGTGCTGGACGACGGGAAGGCGCGCGAGATCGTCTACGACGAGAGCTATTTCGAGATGCCGGCGGATTCGCCGGCACGCGAGCTGCCGCGCGGCGCGGGCTTCGCCGGCTTCCGTTTCCAGGAGAGCCGCACGGGACATCCCGGCCGTAAGGGCGAGGCGCTCGACTGGAAGAAGAACGACTGGGTCGCCTTCCTCGGCGCTTCCTATTTCCGTGCCATCGGCGAACTCTACCAGTACGGGCTCTCGGCGCGCGGGCTCGCCGTCGATCCGGCCGTCGGGGGCCGGGCGGAAGAGTTCCCCGACTTCACCCATATCTGGCTCGAGACACCGCAACCCGGCGCCGAATTCGTCGTCGTCTATGCGCTGCTGTCGGGGCCGAGCGTCGCCGGCGCCTATCGCTTCCGCATGCATCGCGGCAAGGGCGTGGTGATGGAGATCGAGACGGCGCTGTTCCTGCGCAAGGATGCCGAACGGCTTGGCATCGCGCCCTTGACCTCGATGTACTGGTATTCCGAGACGGCCAAGGCGACGGCGGTCGACTGGCGGCCCGAGGTGCATGATTCCGACGGACTCGCGCTCTGGACCGGCACGGGCGAGCGCGCCTTCCGGCCGCTCAACAATCCCTCCCGCACCACCGCCTCCTCCTTTATGGACGAGAGCCCGCGCGGTTTCGGGCTGATGCAGCGCGACCGCGAGGTCGGGCATTATCTCGACGGCGTGTTCTACGAGCGCCGGCCGAGCCTCTGGGTCGAGACGCAAGGGGACTGGGGCAAGGGGGCGGTCCAGCTCATCGAGATCCCGACCGATGACGAGATCCACGACAACATCGTCGCGATGTGGGTTCCGGCTGGCCCGGCCCGCGCCGGCGCCTCCTTCGCCTTCCGCTACCGGCTGCACTGGCTCGCCGACGAGCCCTTCCCGACGGTGCTCGGCCGCGTCGTCGCGACACGTCTCGGCAATGGCGGGCAGCCCGGCACGACGCGCCCCAAGGGCGTGCGCAAGTTCATGATCGAGTTCAGGGGGCCGGCGCTGGAGACGATCCCCTTCGGCGTGAAGCCCGAGGTCGTGCTCTCGGCCTCGCGCGGCTCATTCTCCTACATCTTCGCGGAAGCGGTGCCCAACGACGTGCCCGGCCATTGGCGGGCGCAGTTCGACCTCACGGTGGACGGCGGCGACCCGGTCGAGATGCGCTGCTTCCTGAAGGCCGGGGAGACGGTGCTGACCGAGACCTGGCTGTATCAGTACCTGCCGTTCTGA